The sequence GTGGTTCCCGATGCTGCTGGCGATGTTCCGGATGCTGCACGAGCTGGGCCGGCAACCGGAACGCGGCCTGCGCGGGAAGGTCCTGCTGACCGCCTCGCCGCGCACCTACTACGCGGTCCAGTACTGGGAGTCCGAGGAGAAGCTCTACGCGTACGCGACCGCGCCGGACGCCTTCCACCACCGGGTCTGGAAGATCGCCAACAACAAGCTCAAGAAGGGCAGCATGCGCGGACACGTCGGCCTCTGGCACGAGGCGTACATCGTGCCGGAGGGCGGCTACGAGTCCGTGTACTTCGACATGCCGCCGTTCGGGCTCGCGGG comes from Streptomyces sp. TLI_053 and encodes:
- a CDS encoding DUF4188 domain-containing protein; amino-acid sequence: MFAKPTPGFTTAAATGETVVLLIGMRINRFWAVHQWFPMLLAMFRMLHELGRQPERGLRGKVLLTASPRTYYAVQYWESEEKLYAYATAPDAFHHRVWKIANNKLKKGSMRGHVGLWHEAYIVPEGGYESVYFDMPPFGLAGASGVLPVESRGRGARQRLAFRSDPEGKGPDATPADTSE